One window of Myxocyprinus asiaticus isolate MX2 ecotype Aquarium Trade chromosome 4, UBuf_Myxa_2, whole genome shotgun sequence genomic DNA carries:
- the LOC127439737 gene encoding uncharacterized protein LOC127439737 codes for MSRSSSPDAHWDQLETWLSALTSTLIPEAARDLQNMSREQLDDNLSALMAHDPTQDYSHKELAKIVGSLAHNLLGQAKLSEESISRWEQEAAALKLQAEGAQRNWMHAQSQLDQLTSETQHEHRTADEKDPELQEEVERLQNALTDLRVDTARREQQEKDTREELSKKLQQAEALLRRAETELKEREARAKACEGHLQSARAEVSALAQQRDYLKEELDTVHRELKHSYRLPLLKTSPASIPEPPAAERGWEPFQRLSSSHGMSPKELDKLARNIPTFTPSPTGSHDVHDYLKDIDFHLQTVANVTTQDRLYLLRITASREVRSFLDRQPETVKVDYQQLQQALLKEFSDPESEQGLITAMDLKQGRQETTQSFYTRLRQAYFGARNEPGMEEEFNFKTLFLRNLHPTVSHHLGVLACPRTMSTQQLRDLSHKAYAKQRTASEKMGKPPTIYPVTNQSSELALEGAKPSHSDKPVNTMSRPFPASRGQRGHGGARPKHQTGHPERSWDRSQPPLNRKGEATWEAKRQSKGYRHSPTQASSSDCQQQNPSQHALDKPKYKPSAEQNREATSESAEIMRLLKELLQEKSHKRDKKDESDQL; via the exons ATGTCTCGATCATCCAGCCCTGATGCCCACTGGGATCAACTAGAGACCTGGCTGAGTGCCCTGACTAGCACACTTATTCCTGAAGCTGCCAGGGACCTGCAGAACATGAGCCGGGAACAGCTCGACGACAACCTGAGCGCCTTGATGGCCCACGACCCGACACAGGACTACAGCCACAAAGAGCTGGCCAAGATCGTCGGGTCACTGGCCCATAACCTCCTCGGCCAGGCAAAGCTGAGTGAAGAGAGCATCTCCCGCTGGGAACAGGAAGCAGCAGCGCTGAAGCTCCAGGCTGAGGGAGCTCAGAGAAACTGGATGCACGCTCAGAGTCAACTGGACCAGCTAACCTCGGAGACTCAGCACGAGCACAGGACAGCGGACGAGAAGGACCCAGAGCTGCAGGAGGAAGTAGAGAGACTCCAGAACGCCCTGACTGATCTCCGTGTAGATACAGCACGACGAGAGCAGCAGGAAAAGGACACCAGAGAGGAGCTGAGTAAAAAACTCCAGCAAGCTGAGGCTCTCCTGAGGAGAGCAGAGACTGAACTTAAAGAAAGAGAAGCCAGGGCCAAGGCCTGTGAGGGCCACCTGCAAAGTGCCCGGGCTGAAGTCAGTGCCCTGGCCCAACAAAGAGACTATTTGAAAGAAGAACTTGACACAGTTCACCGAGAGCTTAAACATTCATATAGACT CCCACTACTCAAGACATCACCTGCCAGCATCCCAGAACCCCCAGCAGCAGAAAGGGGGTGGgagcctttccaaaggctgtcttCCAGTCACGGTATGTCACCTAAAGAATTGGATAAGCTGGCTAGAAACATTCCCACTTTCACTCCAAGCCCTACGGGAAGCCACGATGTGCACGACTATTTAAAAGACATTGAttttcacttgcaaactgttgccaATGTTACCACACAAGACAGACTCTACCTGCTCAGAATCACCGCCAGCCGTGAAGTCCGGAGCTTTCTAGACCGACAGCCAGAAACAGTCAAAGTGGATTACCAGCAACTGCAGCAGGCTTTGCTTAAAGAATTCTCTGACCCAGAATCAGAGCAAGGGCTGATTACGGCCATGGACCTTAAACAGGGCAGACAGGAAACCACGCAGTCTTTCTACACCAGGCTCAGACAAGCATACTTTGGAGCACGGAATGAGCCAGGAATGGAAGAAGAATTCAATTTCAAAACTCTGTTCCTCCGGAACCTGCACCCAACAGTGAGTCACCATTTGGGGGTTCTGGCTTGCCCACGGACCATGTCCACCCAACAGCTGCGAGACTTAAGCCATAAGGCCTATGCCAAACAAAGAACTGCTTCTGAAAAGATGGGAAAACCCCCCACAATCTATCCTGTCACTAATCAGAGTTCAGAACTTGCCCTAGAGGGCGCCAAGCCAAGCCACAGTGACAAACCTGTCAACACAATGTCAAGACCCTTCCCAGCCAGCAGAGGGCAGCGTGGCCATGGTGGTGCCCGTCCAAAGCATCAGACTGGGCACCCCGAGAGATCCTGGGACAGGTCACAACCACCTCTCAACCGAAAGGGTGAAGCCACCTGGGAAGCTAAGAGACAGTCCAAGGGGTACCGACACTCACCGACACAGGCATCGAGCTCAGACTGCCAGCAGCAGAACCCCTCTCAACACGCCCTGGACAAGCCCAAATATAAACCGTCAGCCGAACAGAACCGGGAAGCTACGTCTGAATCAGCAGAGATCATGAGACTTTTAAAGGAGCTCCTCCAGGAAAAGTCCCACAAGAGAGACAAGAAGGATGAGTCAGATCAGTTATGA